Proteins from a single region of Carassius gibelio isolate Cgi1373 ecotype wild population from Czech Republic chromosome A5, carGib1.2-hapl.c, whole genome shotgun sequence:
- the LOC127995365 gene encoding TLC domain-containing protein 5: MPLMIVETSCSMIGWFFLYVLLCHWNRARDCEWNCRLVTLLHGILIVCVTAYIGFIAGPWPFSHPGTENTSLQILALVLSLGYFLFDMAWCVYFRTEGPVMLAHHTMSIFGLVLALGLGESGIETCAVLFGSEITNPLLQARWFLKRMGRYESLAGDVVDLLFILLFASVRIGVGSRMLYCELSSLKPSLVVKVGGVAIYTLSWIFMIDIARFACKKTRTKYRRWKEQYKLNDANGHAVKVR, translated from the exons ATGCCTTTGATGATTGTGGAGACGAGCTGCAGCATGATTGGCTGGTTCTTTCTGTATGTGCTGCTGTGTCACTGGAACAGAGCGAGAGATTGTGAGTGGAACTGCAGACTGGTAACTCTGCTCCACGGCATCCTGATCGTCTGTGTGACTGCCTACATTGGCTTCATTGCTGGGCCATGGCCTTTCTCACACCCCG GTACTGAAAACACATCTCTCCAGATCTTGGCTCTTGTGCTCAGCTTAGGATACTTCCTCTTTGACATGGCTTGGTGTGTGTATTTCCGCACTGAGGGTCCGGTGATGCTGGCCCACCACACCATGAGCATCTTTGGACTCGTGCTTGCACTAGGGCTGGGAGAGTCGGGCATCGAGACCTGTGCTGTCCTGTTCGGCAGTGAGATCACCAACCCGCTCCTGCAGGCCCGCTGGTTCCTCAAGCGCATGGGCCGCTATGAGAGTTTAGCAGGAGACGTGGTGGACCTGCTCTTCATTCTTCTGTTTGCCTCTGTGAGGATTGGTGTTGGGAGCAGAATGCTCTATTGTGAATTATCCTCTCTGAAGCCATCGCTCGTCGTGAAAGTCGGTGGAGTGGCTATTTACACTCTCTCCTGGATCTTCATGATAGACATTGCACGTTTTGCCTGCAAGAAAACTCGCACCAAATACAGGCGATGGAAGGAACAGTACAAGTTGAATGATGCTAATGGACATGCTGTTAAAGTCAGATAG